The following proteins come from a genomic window of Montipora foliosa isolate CH-2021 chromosome 2, ASM3666993v2, whole genome shotgun sequence:
- the LOC137990812 gene encoding protein SLC31A2-like, with protein sequence MYFFTTGNYTFLLFREWKVTSISGVSGSFVAVLALAVLYESVKALNVTLRLHHNNSQWRESFPKRTLANCMRVGMVKQCSNTCLFVTELCLANFLMLVAMTYNAWFFLAVVIGRGLGYYLITPLIASHDNSEETGDYCSISPDFQRKKQEDQPLVQNTDV encoded by the exons ATGTACTTCTTCACCACTGGGAATTATACCTTCCTTTTGTTTCGGGAATGGAAGGTGACATCGATAAGTG GTGTCAGTGGGTCATTCGTGGCTGTGCTTGCACTAGCGGTTCTGTACGAGTCTGTTAAAGCGCTGAATGTGACTTTAAGATTACACCACAACAACAGCCAATGGAGAGAATCTTTTCCCAAACGAACACTTGCTAATTGTATGAG GGTAGGCATGGTGAAGCAATGTTCAAACACGTGTCTATTTGTAACAGAACTTTGTTTGGCCAACTTCCTCATGCTGGTCGCTATGACTTACAACGCGTGGTTCTTTTTGGCTGTTGTGATTGGTCGCGGTCTGGGTTATTATCTGATCACTCCACTCATTGCTTCTCACGATAACAGTGAGGAGACTGGCGACTACTGCAGCATTTCACCGgattttcaaagaaagaaacaagaagaTCAGCCATTGGTGCAAAATACAGACGTTTAA
- the LOC137987681 gene encoding uncharacterized protein — MDKLGELKDSEEWKSSSNLQNYITKTWLPHVNVWTFRKDRFLTTINTNNGVERQNKAFKYDYLEGHKHATLSGMLTVLVEEFLPDKYLRFVELNTNLQASFRRYNPNISPYLRERPYHIIKQCLERHDLAESMPSSHVEVIDIANGVFAVRSQSDTDE; from the exons ATGGACAAATTGGGAGAACTAAAAGACAGCGAAGAGTGGAAATCTAGTTCTAATTTACAGAACTACATAACAAAAACGTGGCTTCCGC atgtTAACGTTTGGACATTCCGTAAAGACCGGTTCCTCACAACAATCAACACCAACAATGGAGTGGAGAGACAAAACAAGGCTTTTAAGTACGATTACTTGGAGGGTCACAAGCATGCAACGCTGAGCGGGATGTTGACTGTTCTCGTTGAAGAGTTTCTACCTGATAAGTATCTGAG GTTCGTGGAATTAAACACGAATCTGCAAGCATCCTTTCGACGCTATAATCCCAACATCTCTCCCTATTTGAGAGAGAGGCCGTACCATATCATTAAGCAATGCTTGGAAAGACATGATCTTGCAGAGTCAATGCCAAGCAGTCATGTTGAAGTAATCGACATAGCTAATGGTGTGTTCGCGGTCAGAAGTCAGAGTGATACAGACGAGTAA